A genomic window from Treponema maltophilum ATCC 51939 includes:
- a CDS encoding DUF5054 domain-containing protein, producing the protein MSKQLKRIHVVFKTHLDIGFTDLASVITDSYINDFIPKAMQTAKELRERGGKERLVWTTGSWLIYTYWKKADAQKRAALKEAVEAGDIVWHALPFTTHTELMDADLWEYGLSYSAFLDKEFNKKTIAAKMTDVPGHTLGMVPFLAKRGVKYLHIGVNDGSHLPEVPRIFRWRAPDSSEIIVQYDKSYGETFIHPQLDEALVVINSADNHGAPGPDFVCRAFAELQKRFPGADICASSLDAFVPNLKKIEQSLPVVTEEIGDTWIHGVGTDPKKVAMYKALLRLRKNWLVKNKALVDSPAYRDFLDSLIMIPEHTWGMDLKKYLGDYSNWSIDDFHAARKRDKVNAEDVPPEFKIIANHAKRELEELYPDDPAKRNRFSYSLFESSHKEQRAYIDDAIKNLSPTLKKEAVKALASLVPDKRIKKGKSIFAGQTFALGSFKAVLGSAGALLSLQNKDGKEFAGEGGLGLYSYRTYSHEDYVRYFFTYNRNMDINACWVSADFGKPGMQYAKPFAKHGVYTPLLASASLEKADGYDELSVLLHAGADCPRGAPQKIIVRYTVQKKSSQLEVSYELFDKEANRLPESMWVSFSPAAATPARWRFSKMGTLINPSDVVKGGNRSYHAVEFAEYCGADMQCKITPLDTALAALGKAKMLQFDDLFENPAGGVHFNLYNNLWGTNFPMWYGEDIKARFIVELE; encoded by the coding sequence ATGAGTAAGCAACTTAAACGTATTCACGTCGTGTTTAAAACACATCTCGATATCGGTTTTACGGATTTGGCTTCCGTAATTACGGATAGTTACATTAACGATTTTATTCCCAAAGCCATGCAAACCGCAAAAGAATTGCGCGAACGGGGAGGTAAAGAGCGGCTGGTGTGGACAACCGGCTCTTGGCTTATTTACACGTATTGGAAAAAAGCCGACGCCCAAAAGCGTGCGGCTTTAAAAGAAGCCGTCGAAGCCGGCGACATCGTTTGGCACGCGCTTCCTTTTACAACGCACACCGAACTTATGGACGCCGACCTGTGGGAATACGGTTTGTCGTATTCGGCTTTTTTGGACAAAGAATTCAATAAAAAAACGATTGCCGCAAAAATGACCGACGTTCCCGGCCATACGCTTGGAATGGTGCCGTTTTTGGCAAAACGCGGCGTAAAATATTTGCATATCGGCGTAAACGACGGTTCTCATTTACCCGAAGTTCCGCGCATTTTCCGTTGGCGCGCGCCCGATTCGAGCGAAATAATCGTGCAGTACGATAAAAGCTACGGCGAAACCTTTATTCACCCGCAGCTGGATGAAGCGCTCGTCGTTATAAACAGCGCGGACAACCACGGAGCCCCGGGTCCCGATTTTGTATGCCGCGCCTTTGCCGAACTGCAAAAGCGTTTTCCCGGTGCCGACATATGCGCGTCGAGTTTGGACGCTTTCGTTCCGAATCTGAAAAAAATCGAACAGTCGCTTCCCGTTGTAACCGAAGAAATCGGCGATACGTGGATTCACGGCGTCGGAACGGATCCGAAAAAAGTTGCGATGTATAAAGCGCTTTTGCGTTTGCGCAAAAACTGGCTCGTAAAAAACAAAGCCCTTGTCGATTCGCCCGCTTACAGGGATTTTCTCGATTCGCTCATCATGATTCCCGAACACACGTGGGGCATGGACTTAAAAAAATATTTGGGCGATTATTCGAATTGGTCTATCGACGATTTTCACGCCGCGCGCAAACGCGACAAGGTAAACGCCGAAGACGTTCCGCCCGAGTTTAAAATCATCGCGAACCACGCAAAAAGGGAATTGGAAGAACTGTATCCGGACGATCCTGCAAAGCGCAATCGTTTTTCGTATTCGCTGTTCGAATCTTCGCATAAAGAGCAGCGCGCGTATATCGACGATGCGATAAAAAATCTTTCTCCCACATTAAAAAAAGAAGCGGTTAAAGCCCTCGCTTCGTTGGTTCCCGACAAACGCATAAAAAAAGGAAAAAGCATATTTGCGGGACAAACCTTTGCCCTCGGTTCTTTTAAAGCGGTTTTGGGTTCTGCAGGCGCTTTGCTGTCGTTACAAAATAAGGACGGAAAAGAATTTGCCGGAGAAGGCGGCTTGGGGCTTTATTCATACCGTACGTACTCGCACGAAGACTATGTGCGCTACTTTTTCACCTATAACCGGAACATGGATATAAACGCATGTTGGGTGTCCGCCGACTTCGGAAAGCCCGGTATGCAGTATGCAAAACCCTTTGCAAAACACGGCGTGTATACGCCGCTTCTTGCATCGGCAAGCCTCGAAAAAGCCGACGGATACGACGAACTTTCAGTTTTGCTGCACGCCGGAGCCGATTGCCCGCGCGGCGCTCCGCAAAAAATCATCGTGCGTTATACGGTGCAAAAAAAATCCTCGCAGCTTGAAGTTTCGTACGAGCTTTTCGATAAAGAAGCGAACCGTTTGCCCGAATCGATGTGGGTAAGCTTTTCTCCCGCTGCGGCGACACCCGCCCGATGGCGCTTTTCGAAAATGGGCACGCTCATAAATCCTTCGGACGTCGTCAAAGGCGGAAACCGCTCGTATCATGCCGTCGAATTCGCCGAATATTGCGGCGCCGATATGCAGTGCAAAATAACGCCGCTCGATACGGCTTTGGCCGCTTTGGGAAAAGCGAAAATGCTTCAATTCGACGACCTTTTCGAAAATCCGGCAGGAGGTGTGCACTTTAACCTGTACAACAATCTGTGGGGTACCAACTTTCCGATGTGGTACGGTGAAGATATAAAAGCGCGCTTTATTGTCGAGCTGGAATAA
- a CDS encoding ROK family transcriptional regulator codes for MLDQMKIKNLTNILVCLFSRKYATKAELVRYTGLSNSTVSSAVNGLLKLGLLVCVGMRDSIGGRRSVIYRLNKEYGHFIGIDLNGEAADLVITDCENNCVYKLTQKIERDTPVIHQLNALIERVLVSFPKVLGIGIGLSGEIEFERQIVVQCGKFGWQHVPLKEIIERRFMIFTYIDHRVNGAAIREGLIGQAARMCNYLCIYESCEEKSALILNGNVCRGEKNRTGLMPLVSTFFTAADMLFQFLDISKIFIGYCTEKFKIEAENAVSSFKERLYFFPEPESVFALGMAAAAEKEWFQSIYFRL; via the coding sequence ATGTTGGACCAAATGAAAATAAAAAACCTTACCAATATTTTGGTTTGTCTTTTTTCAAGAAAATATGCAACAAAGGCCGAATTGGTCCGATATACCGGCTTAAGCAATTCCACCGTATCTTCCGCCGTAAACGGTTTGCTGAAGCTCGGATTGTTGGTATGCGTCGGTATGCGGGATTCGATAGGCGGAAGGCGTTCGGTAATTTATCGCTTAAACAAAGAATACGGTCATTTTATCGGAATAGATTTGAACGGCGAAGCGGCCGATTTGGTGATAACCGACTGTGAAAATAATTGCGTATATAAACTCACGCAAAAAATCGAGCGCGATACTCCCGTAATACATCAACTGAATGCATTAATTGAACGCGTATTGGTATCTTTTCCGAAGGTTCTCGGAATCGGCATAGGTTTATCCGGCGAAATCGAGTTCGAACGGCAAATTGTCGTTCAATGCGGAAAATTCGGCTGGCAACACGTTCCCCTCAAAGAAATTATCGAACGCCGTTTTATGATATTTACGTACATAGATCATCGGGTTAACGGCGCGGCCATAAGGGAAGGCTTGATCGGCCAAGCCGCCCGTATGTGCAATTATTTATGCATATATGAATCGTGCGAAGAAAAATCCGCCCTCATTTTAAACGGGAATGTGTGCCGGGGCGAAAAAAACCGCACGGGGCTTATGCCGCTTGTATCGACTTTTTTTACGGCGGCGGATATGCTTTTTCAATTTTTGGACATATCGAAAATTTTTATAGGATACTGCACTGAAAAGTTCAAAATAGAGGCAGAGAATGCCGTAAGTTCCTTTAAAGAGCGCTTGTATTTTTTTCCCGAACCCGAATCGGTTTTCGCTTTGGGAATGGCCGCCGCTGCGGAAAAGGAATGGTTTCAGTCGATCTATTTCAGGCTTTAA
- a CDS encoding hydantoinase/oxoprolinase family protein — protein sequence MDNRSLRIGIDVGGTFTHAVAVEQPGNRLVAHAVTPTTHAGSESVSRGIITVFREIMAQTKAEPREVCFVAHSTTQATNALLEGDVAKVGIVGMGKGLEALKAKYDTRIKSLELSPGKFLQTDHVFLNSSTKEFTEEKTADAVLYLKKSGCRVIVASEAFGVDNDVCEKAVSACALENKLPAASACEISQLYGLKVRTRTAVINASILPKMTSTADITDESIKKSGISVPLMIMRSDGGVMDLPQMRRRPILTLLSGPAAGIAAALMFAKVSDGIFLEVGGTSTDISAIKDGKAMIKSAEIGGHITYLKTLDSRTVGIGGGSMVRMQKNTVVEVGPRSAHIAGLSYLAFCDEAEIASVRPEFRRPVHSDPDDYLTAVNENGKVFAVTLTDAAIAAGSVKKGDYAYSNERAVKNAFEQLAKAFGTDGKTLAEGILDKAVSKIIPVVKDLLEEYGLDPDLISLVGGGGGCTVVVPWLSKKLGVKYAITDKAEVISAIGAAIAMLRDSVERTVIDPDENDILSIRKEAANRLEAMGADAATVDVQIEFDRTKNILRAVAVGSLHMNKASVELTKSGADNLRTNAAASFKADPVELRIAAQTDFLTVFEYRKKTAQFFGLLKNYVSQYRVLDAYGVIKLQVNEGSAMQSRAFEAYEAIAQFIDEKVVYTDAGMILPEVFILYKSKIGDYSSILDFNQLKNLIKTELNGLDKDEPVVALIRRRK from the coding sequence ATGGATAATCGGAGTTTGCGTATCGGTATTGATGTGGGCGGAACTTTTACGCACGCGGTGGCTGTTGAACAGCCGGGAAACCGCCTTGTCGCTCATGCGGTAACGCCGACCACTCATGCCGGATCCGAATCCGTGTCTCGGGGAATAATTACCGTCTTTCGGGAAATAATGGCGCAAACAAAGGCGGAACCGCGGGAAGTGTGCTTTGTCGCGCACAGTACGACTCAGGCGACAAACGCGCTGCTTGAAGGCGACGTTGCAAAAGTCGGTATCGTCGGTATGGGAAAGGGCTTGGAAGCTTTAAAGGCAAAATACGATACCCGCATAAAAAGTTTGGAGCTCAGTCCGGGAAAATTCCTGCAAACCGATCATGTTTTTTTGAATTCAAGTACCAAAGAATTTACCGAAGAAAAAACGGCCGATGCGGTTTTATATCTAAAAAAAAGCGGCTGCCGCGTTATTGTCGCAAGCGAAGCTTTCGGTGTGGATAACGATGTTTGCGAAAAGGCGGTAAGCGCCTGCGCCCTTGAAAATAAACTTCCGGCAGCCTCCGCTTGTGAAATCTCTCAGCTGTACGGTTTAAAAGTCAGAACCCGCACGGCCGTTATAAATGCGAGCATTTTGCCGAAAATGACTTCCACCGCCGATATAACCGACGAAAGTATAAAAAAAAGCGGCATAAGCGTTCCGCTTATGATTATGCGCAGCGACGGCGGCGTTATGGACTTGCCGCAAATGCGCCGCCGTCCGATTTTGACCCTGCTTTCCGGTCCCGCTGCGGGAATCGCCGCCGCATTGATGTTTGCCAAAGTTTCCGACGGCATATTTTTGGAAGTCGGCGGTACCAGTACGGATATTTCGGCGATTAAAGACGGAAAAGCCATGATTAAATCCGCTGAAATAGGCGGCCATATCACTTATTTAAAAACGCTCGATTCGCGGACAGTCGGAATAGGCGGCGGTTCAATGGTGCGTATGCAAAAAAATACGGTTGTCGAAGTAGGACCGAGAAGCGCGCATATTGCCGGTTTGAGCTACCTTGCATTTTGCGATGAAGCTGAAATCGCCTCCGTCCGTCCGGAATTCCGCCGTCCCGTGCATTCGGATCCCGATGACTATCTTACAGCGGTTAATGAAAACGGAAAAGTTTTTGCCGTAACGCTTACCGATGCGGCTATTGCGGCAGGCTCGGTAAAAAAAGGCGATTATGCGTATTCCAATGAAAGAGCGGTAAAAAACGCTTTTGAACAATTGGCAAAAGCCTTCGGCACGGACGGGAAAACCTTAGCCGAAGGAATCCTCGATAAAGCGGTTTCGAAAATTATTCCCGTAGTAAAAGATTTGCTGGAAGAATACGGTCTTGATCCCGATTTGATTTCGCTTGTCGGCGGGGGAGGCGGCTGTACGGTTGTTGTCCCGTGGCTCAGTAAAAAACTCGGGGTAAAATACGCGATTACCGATAAAGCGGAAGTTATTTCGGCTATCGGAGCCGCAATAGCAATGCTTCGGGACAGTGTGGAACGTACCGTTATAGATCCTGATGAAAACGATATACTTTCCATCCGAAAGGAGGCTGCAAACCGCCTTGAAGCTATGGGGGCGGATGCGGCAACCGTCGATGTACAAATCGAATTTGACCGTACAAAAAATATATTGCGCGCTGTCGCCGTCGGTTCGCTGCACATGAATAAGGCGTCCGTTGAATTGACAAAAAGCGGCGCGGACAATTTGCGCACAAATGCGGCCGCATCGTTTAAAGCGGATCCCGTAGAACTCCGTATTGCCGCACAAACCGATTTTCTTACCGTATTCGAATACCGCAAAAAAACGGCGCAATTTTTCGGCTTGCTGAAAAATTACGTCAGCCAGTACCGCGTGCTCGATGCATACGGCGTTATAAAACTGCAAGTGAATGAAGGTTCGGCTATGCAAAGCCGGGCGTTCGAAGCGTATGAGGCGATTGCGCAATTTATAGACGAAAAGGTTGTGTACACGGACGCGGGGATGATTTTACCGGAAGTTTTTATTTTATACAAAAGCAAAATCGGGGATTATTCGAGCATCCTTGATTTTAATCAACTGAAAAACCTTATAAAGACGGAACTGAACGGGTTGGATAAAGACGAACCCGTCGTCGCTCTTATACGGCGGCGAAAGTAA
- a CDS encoding DUF4127 family protein, whose product MKIALLPLDSRPCNYDFPQKIALLRGVRISVPPKNIMDFFKTPSRHKAVRLWLQKEAEQSDILILSVEQLIFGGLIASRSNAKTQSDIENDFAFIEALKKKNPRLRIFAFTILMRTTVSTLDAESKRWWEKIAEYSKLVYEYKRSEPSDAKLKTQIDRIVTEIPAEVLDAFLAARKKNHRVNMRCIEFVSRNIFEKLLILQEDCSSSGLQIDEQKRMEAEIREKKLNGKVFLHNGTDEAATELVSTAVSNFAPATLAIEWLSDNISFTAKYEDRPFIENLYSHVHACGIHIRKNAKCRLFILPPKNVQGDWCSDVQKTDAYSAGEYGRMAEKIAAAIKDGKSCYLLDLAYANGGDVSFLKTAALKTELLSLCGYAAWNTASNSLGTILAQIIASKGRNSPENRRFTAERLLDDLLYQGLIRQELGALLAEKRDDPWCLENPADAHGMLAVLFGNRCLLHDVFGKSVPEFTAELPWPRIFEASFTVKQ is encoded by the coding sequence ATGAAAATCGCCCTGCTGCCGCTCGATTCGAGGCCGTGTAATTATGATTTTCCTCAAAAAATCGCTTTACTGCGCGGAGTGCGGATAAGTGTTCCGCCGAAAAATATAATGGATTTTTTCAAAACTCCGTCACGGCACAAGGCGGTACGTTTGTGGCTGCAAAAAGAAGCGGAACAATCCGATATATTGATTTTGTCGGTAGAGCAGCTTATATTCGGCGGCCTTATAGCGTCGCGCTCAAATGCAAAAACGCAAAGCGATATCGAAAACGATTTTGCGTTTATCGAGGCTTTAAAGAAAAAGAACCCGCGTCTGCGCATCTTTGCTTTTACGATACTAATGCGCACGACCGTCAGTACGCTCGATGCGGAAAGCAAGCGGTGGTGGGAAAAAATTGCGGAATATTCAAAGCTCGTCTACGAGTATAAAAGATCGGAACCTTCCGATGCGAAACTGAAAACGCAAATCGACCGTATCGTTACGGAAATTCCAGCGGAAGTGCTGGACGCTTTTTTGGCCGCCCGCAAAAAAAATCATCGCGTAAATATGCGGTGTATCGAGTTCGTTTCGCGCAATATATTCGAAAAACTTTTGATTTTGCAGGAAGACTGCTCGTCATCGGGTTTGCAAATCGACGAACAAAAACGAATGGAAGCCGAAATTCGTGAAAAAAAATTAAACGGAAAAGTGTTTTTGCATAACGGAACCGACGAAGCCGCAACCGAACTGGTAAGTACGGCCGTTTCGAATTTTGCTCCGGCAACGCTTGCGATAGAATGGCTGTCCGATAATATTTCCTTTACCGCAAAATACGAGGACAGACCGTTTATTGAAAACTTATACAGTCATGTACATGCCTGCGGCATTCATATACGCAAAAACGCAAAATGCCGTTTGTTTATTCTGCCGCCGAAAAACGTTCAGGGTGATTGGTGTTCGGATGTACAAAAAACGGACGCTTATTCGGCCGGGGAATACGGTCGTATGGCCGAAAAAATAGCCGCAGCGATAAAGGACGGAAAAAGCTGTTATCTTTTGGATCTTGCATATGCAAACGGCGGCGATGTGTCTTTTTTAAAAACAGCGGCGTTAAAAACGGAACTTTTATCGTTGTGCGGATACGCTGCATGGAATACCGCAAGCAATTCTTTGGGGACGATTCTTGCGCAGATTATCGCGTCGAAGGGGCGGAACTCTCCGGAAAACCGGCGGTTTACGGCGGAACGCTTGCTCGATGATTTATTGTATCAAGGTTTGATTCGTCAAGAACTCGGCGCGCTGCTTGCCGAAAAACGGGATGATCCGTGGTGCTTAGAAAATCCTGCGGATGCTCACGGTATGCTTGCCGTACTGTTCGGCAACCGGTGCCTTTTGCACGATGTATTCGGCAAAAGCGTTCCGGAATTTACCGCGGAGCTTCCGTGGCCGAGAATATTTGAAGCTTCATTTACGGTAAAACAATAG
- a CDS encoding FAD-dependent oxidoreductase: protein MKKVYDVIVAGAGPSGITASLSAARNGMNVLLIDKNAYPGGMNTAAMVSPLMTFHAGDKQVVKGIAQEIIDRLTEKNATLGHLPDPIGVVSTITPVDTEMLRLVYFEMLEERQNISLLLHTFIDSVETENGRIKSISAVNKSGRSVFTGKVFIDATGDADLAAASKVECNSGRPRDGLSQPMTLMFTLGDVDTDRVIDYINKNPEQFILNQQCDLKKYLAVSGFFDSVSKARDNGDLTLPRDRVLFFQGIRKNEVLVNMTRIIGLSGVNAADLSAAECAAHKQVTELFSFFKKYIPGFEHCFLNRIASVAGVRESRRIEGIKTLTSDDVVHNACHSDSVAVCAFPIDIHDPAGKELNWVRKEKDCCYDVPYGVMVPVKIKNLLATGRCVSASHEALASVRISATAMALGQAAGTAAALCVGKDIDFADIDIQELQGKLFEQGAVPGKKWL, encoded by the coding sequence ATGAAAAAAGTATACGACGTTATCGTAGCGGGAGCGGGACCGAGCGGCATAACGGCATCTTTATCCGCCGCACGCAACGGTATGAACGTTTTACTCATAGATAAAAACGCATATCCGGGCGGTATGAATACGGCGGCAATGGTGTCGCCGCTTATGACCTTTCATGCCGGCGACAAACAAGTGGTTAAGGGCATCGCGCAGGAAATTATCGACCGGCTTACGGAAAAAAACGCGACGCTCGGCCATCTTCCCGATCCTATCGGCGTAGTTTCTACCATTACGCCCGTCGATACGGAAATGCTCCGCCTCGTTTATTTTGAAATGCTGGAAGAACGGCAAAATATAAGCCTTTTGCTGCATACCTTTATCGATTCTGTTGAAACCGAAAACGGAAGAATAAAAAGCATAAGCGCAGTCAATAAAAGCGGCCGCTCCGTATTTACGGGAAAGGTGTTTATCGACGCTACGGGCGATGCCGATTTGGCCGCAGCAAGCAAAGTCGAATGCAATTCGGGGCGGCCGCGCGACGGTTTGTCGCAGCCGATGACCCTCATGTTTACCCTCGGCGATGTGGATACGGATAGGGTTATCGATTATATAAACAAAAACCCCGAACAGTTTATATTAAACCAACAATGCGATTTAAAAAAATATCTTGCAGTTTCCGGTTTTTTCGATTCGGTCAGCAAAGCCCGCGACAACGGCGATTTAACCTTGCCGCGGGACCGCGTATTGTTTTTTCAGGGAATACGGAAAAACGAAGTGTTGGTGAATATGACGCGTATCATCGGGCTGTCCGGAGTAAATGCGGCGGATTTGTCCGCCGCCGAATGTGCCGCGCATAAACAGGTAACCGAACTTTTTTCTTTTTTCAAAAAATACATCCCCGGATTCGAACACTGCTTTTTGAACCGAATAGCTTCTGTAGCCGGGGTGCGCGAAAGTAGGCGAATTGAAGGAATAAAAACGCTTACCTCCGACGATGTCGTTCATAATGCGTGTCATTCCGACAGCGTCGCCGTATGCGCCTTCCCGATCGATATTCACGATCCTGCCGGCAAAGAATTGAATTGGGTGCGCAAAGAAAAAGATTGCTGCTACGATGTTCCGTATGGCGTTATGGTACCGGTAAAAATCAAAAATCTTTTGGCTACGGGTCGCTGCGTGTCCGCTTCACATGAAGCTTTGGCTTCGGTACGGATTTCGGCGACCGCGATGGCGCTCGGTCAAGCGGCGGGAACGGCTGCCGCCTTGTGCGTCGGAAAAGATATCGATTTTGCCGATATCGATATTCAAGAACTGCAAGGTAAACTGTTTGAACAGGGCGCCGTTCCGGGGAAAAAATGGCTGTAA
- the yajC gene encoding preprotein translocase subunit YajC has protein sequence MYIVPVLQAAAQQGGILGMVLPIALIFVIFYVFIIRPQNKKQKETQKMIDALKKGDKVVTIGGIHGVISSVKDQTVIVKVDDDAKIEFTRSAVASVIVDKPAKEEEKPAEKSSFFSRFKKSDDGETKTDSAKN, from the coding sequence ATGTACATTGTGCCGGTATTGCAGGCTGCCGCTCAGCAGGGCGGTATTTTAGGCATGGTTTTACCCATCGCTTTGATTTTTGTTATTTTCTACGTTTTTATAATCAGGCCGCAAAATAAAAAGCAAAAAGAAACGCAAAAAATGATTGACGCTTTGAAAAAAGGCGACAAGGTCGTTACGATCGGCGGCATTCACGGCGTTATCAGTTCCGTAAAAGACCAAACGGTTATCGTAAAAGTGGACGACGATGCGAAAATCGAATTTACGCGTTCGGCCGTCGCATCCGTTATCGTCGATAAACCGGCGAAAGAAGAAGAAAAGCCCGCCGAAAAGTCTTCGTTTTTCAGCCGCTTTAAAAAGAGCGACGACGGCGAAACGAAAACCGATTCGGCAAAAAATTAA
- the secD gene encoding protein translocase subunit SecD → MNKRSRFLLILAVIALCFVFLWPSLAWYMGTPKEVQALALSSLEKIKDYSSVMAAKEVNTLKDIQRADRSAVLGSEYAWLKKQAKKLYKKSGTKPSSPMTVRDALLIFADKGDDAVKAESEVRSVFEAHYRRQILKAKNRYNRAVKLGLDLSGGMSIIVKADLDAAVAAQKGSVSVDNEAEFREQAMNQAIETLRGRIDKFGLSEPVIRKQGEDRIYIELPGAAEADRINTIILGKGILNIRLVDSAATAAFTEYYRTHIADTFTASGRLLDPSVIPSDTEVLGLYEKDNYGLDERKGYLVVKKEAVLDGKHIKAATVGSGRLGKPEVHLTLDTEGAVIFGDFTATHVGESLAIVSDDKVKSYAVINEAIPGGNVAISGFGLEEANNLQKVLQTAWLNVPLTVESQQVVGASLGEQTIKQGVKAVALGLALVLVFMLLWYKGAGVNAVVAQILNLFMMFSILSAFGLTITLPSIAGMILTIGMAVDANVIIFERIRDELRLGKSREASVNAGFDHAFWAVMDSNITTFIAALFLSQLGTGPIQGFAVSLAIGVFSSVFTALFVSRLIFDFGTQTLHREKISIGWGLKK, encoded by the coding sequence ATGAACAAAAGAAGCCGCTTTTTACTCATCCTTGCGGTTATTGCCCTGTGTTTTGTTTTTTTGTGGCCGTCTTTGGCATGGTACATGGGTACCCCGAAAGAGGTTCAGGCGCTGGCATTAAGTTCGCTGGAAAAAATAAAAGATTATTCGAGTGTTATGGCGGCGAAGGAAGTAAACACTCTGAAAGATATACAGCGTGCGGACCGCAGCGCCGTGCTGGGAAGCGAATATGCGTGGCTTAAAAAGCAGGCAAAAAAACTGTATAAAAAAAGCGGCACAAAGCCGTCTTCTCCGATGACCGTGCGCGACGCGCTTTTGATATTTGCCGATAAAGGCGATGATGCGGTAAAGGCCGAAAGCGAAGTGCGATCGGTTTTCGAAGCTCACTACCGCCGGCAGATATTGAAGGCAAAAAACCGCTACAACCGCGCGGTAAAGCTCGGCTTGGACTTGTCCGGCGGTATGAGCATTATCGTAAAGGCCGATTTGGACGCCGCAGTCGCCGCGCAAAAAGGTTCCGTTTCGGTAGATAACGAAGCCGAATTCAGAGAACAGGCGATGAATCAGGCGATTGAAACTCTGCGAGGCCGTATCGATAAGTTCGGCCTTTCCGAACCGGTTATCCGCAAGCAGGGTGAAGACCGCATTTATATTGAACTTCCCGGCGCGGCCGAAGCCGACCGTATCAATACGATTATCCTCGGAAAGGGTATTTTGAACATCCGGCTTGTCGATTCCGCGGCAACGGCCGCCTTTACCGAATATTACCGTACGCATATTGCCGATACCTTTACGGCTTCCGGCCGGCTTTTGGATCCTTCGGTTATTCCTTCCGATACCGAAGTGCTCGGCTTGTACGAAAAAGACAATTACGGTTTGGACGAGCGCAAAGGTTATTTGGTCGTAAAAAAAGAAGCGGTGCTCGACGGAAAGCATATTAAAGCCGCTACCGTCGGTTCCGGCCGGCTCGGAAAACCCGAAGTACATCTTACGCTCGATACCGAAGGCGCCGTTATTTTCGGCGATTTTACGGCCACGCATGTCGGCGAATCTTTAGCCATCGTATCCGACGACAAGGTAAAATCCTATGCGGTTATAAACGAAGCGATTCCGGGCGGCAACGTCGCCATTTCGGGATTCGGTTTGGAAGAAGCAAACAATTTGCAAAAGGTTTTGCAAACCGCATGGCTGAACGTGCCGCTGACGGTTGAAAGTCAGCAAGTCGTCGGCGCTTCTTTGGGAGAACAAACCATAAAGCAGGGCGTAAAAGCGGTCGCGCTCGGGTTGGCCTTGGTGCTCGTATTTATGCTTTTGTGGTATAAGGGTGCCGGCGTAAACGCCGTTGTCGCTCAAATATTAAACCTTTTTATGATGTTCAGTATTTTGTCCGCATTCGGACTTACGATAACGCTGCCCAGTATTGCCGGTATGATTTTGACAATCGGAATGGCCGTAGACGCGAACGTTATTATTTTCGAACGCATACGCGACGAACTGCGCTTGGGCAAAAGCCGCGAAGCTTCGGTGAACGCCGGCTTCGATCACGCGTTTTGGGCGGTTATGGACTCGAACATAACGACCTTTATTGCGGCGCTGTTTTTATCGCAGCTGGGTACGGGGCCCATCCAAGGTTTTGCCGTCAGTCTTGCCATCGGCGTATTCTCGTCGGTATTTACCGCGCTGTTTGTATCCCGTCTCATATTCGATTTCGGAACGCAAACCCTGCATCGGGAAAAAATCAGCATCGGTTGGGGGCTTAAAAAATGA